In Sphingobacteriaceae bacterium, the following proteins share a genomic window:
- a CDS encoding DUF4833 domain-containing protein, with translation MRRVLIVLMFFLTSIFSRAQKITPFYGPFPEPAPTKNMLFYLQRTVDRNTVIYEVNLEPDGELNAKNPIKTYWIDFDNEAKRSSLTFLQSKFAYGIESELIDEPNKIYAISLVSNKKIKFYLKRDIKTKQYHVHANIKGKSVILSRIFVNIIGGTYMQPTVSYVELAGHEPQSEKIITEKIIVK, from the coding sequence ATGCGAAGAGTTCTCATAGTACTTATGTTTTTTTTGACGAGTATTTTTTCACGCGCTCAAAAAATCACTCCCTTTTACGGACCATTTCCTGAACCGGCACCCACAAAAAACATGTTGTTCTATCTTCAGAGAACAGTAGATAGAAACACAGTCATTTATGAGGTGAATCTGGAGCCAGATGGCGAACTCAATGCTAAAAATCCAATTAAAACTTACTGGATTGATTTTGACAATGAAGCTAAAAGAAGTTCGCTGACGTTTCTGCAAAGTAAATTTGCTTATGGTATTGAATCAGAACTTATTGATGAACCAAATAAAATTTACGCGATTTCACTGGTTTCCAATAAAAAAATAAAATTTTACCTTAAAAGGGATATTAAAACCAAACAGTATCACGTGCATGCAAACATTAAAGGAAAATCAGTTATTCTTAGCAGAATCTTCGTAAATATAATTGGCGGAACCTACATGCAGCCGACAGTTTCTTATGTTGAGTTAGCCGGCCATGAACCTCAATCTGAAAAAATAATCACCGAGAAAATAATAGTGAAATAG
- a CDS encoding glyoxalase: MRQNLNIITLGVNDFEKSVHFYETGLGWKKSSASQDNIAFFSLGGIILGIYPRKELAEDITIHPEGSGFSGITLAYNTKDEKEVDDVLKEVEKLGATIIKPAQKVFWGGYSGYFKDLDGHIFEVAFNPFWEFDEKDNLILP, from the coding sequence ATGAGACAAAATTTAAATATCATAACACTGGGAGTGAATGACTTTGAGAAATCAGTTCACTTTTATGAAACAGGGTTGGGTTGGAAAAAATCTTCTGCGAGCCAGGATAACATAGCGTTTTTTTCTTTAGGCGGAATCATTTTGGGCATCTATCCTCGCAAAGAACTTGCAGAAGACATTACCATCCATCCGGAAGGCAGCGGTTTCTCGGGAATAACATTAGCCTATAATACCAAAGATGAAAAGGAAGTAGATGACGTGCTAAAGGAAGTTGAAAAATTAGGTGCTACCATTATTAAGCCAGCACAGAAAGTATTCTGGGGCGGATACAGTGGGTATTTTAAAGATCTGGACGGCCATATTTTTGAAGTGGCGTTCAATCCATTCTGGGAGTTTGACGAGAAAGACAATCTGATATTGCCATAG
- the katG gene encoding catalase/peroxidase HPI, with protein MKNIIIVSSLILSINSLAQTPMESKGKCPFGYDSKSTASAEQPVMNFNSKGFNATDWWPNQLNLNILRQNSTLSNPMDKDFDYLKAFKSLDMDALKKDLHELMRDSQDWWPADFGHYGPFFIRMAWHSAGTYRTGDGRGGARAGQQRFAPLNSWPDNGNLDKARRLLWPIKQKYGNKISWADLMILTGNVALEDMGFKTFGFAGGREDVWEPETNVYWGSEKKWLDDKRHTGDARALEYPLAAVQMGLIYVNPEGPNGNPDPLAAAKDIRETFGRMGMNDEETVALIAGGHTFGKTHGAGDAALVGSAPEGAAIEEQGFGWASKYKSGKGKDAITSGLEVTWTTTPTKWSHGFFTALFNYEWQLSKSPAGAHQWVAKNGSAVVPDAFDSNQKHLPTMLTTDLSLRVDSSYAKISRYFLDHPDAFADAFARAWFKLTHRDMGPRTLYLGKDVPKEELIWQDPIPALNHPVVDAKDIAGLKSSLLNSGLSVSEMVATAWASASTYRNSDRRGGANGARITLSPQNKWEVNNPEQLEKVLKTLEKIKNDFNSKSKTAKISTADLIVLCGSVGIEKAAKNGGYTIEVPFTPGRMDATQEQTDVASMAVLEPMADGFRNYLKTKYTVSTEELLVDKAQLLKLTPPEMTVLMGGLKVLNVNYNHSSAGVLTTKKETLTNDYFVNLLDMSTAWTTKGDSKEEFEGKDRKTGTLKWTATRADLIFGSHSELRALAEVYASADAKQKFVTDFVAAWVKVMNLDRFDLK; from the coding sequence ATGAAAAATATAATTATTGTTTCAAGTCTCATTCTATCAATTAACTCATTAGCTCAAACTCCTATGGAAAGTAAAGGTAAATGCCCCTTTGGTTACGACAGTAAATCAACAGCTTCTGCTGAACAACCTGTTATGAATTTTAATTCTAAAGGTTTTAACGCTACCGATTGGTGGCCAAATCAGTTGAATTTAAACATCCTTCGACAAAATTCAACTTTGTCAAATCCCATGGATAAAGATTTTGATTATTTAAAAGCGTTTAAAAGTCTTGATATGGACGCATTGAAAAAAGACTTGCATGAATTAATGAGAGATTCGCAAGATTGGTGGCCGGCAGATTTTGGACATTATGGTCCGTTTTTTATACGTATGGCGTGGCACAGCGCTGGTACCTACCGCACGGGCGATGGCAGAGGTGGAGCGCGTGCAGGGCAGCAGCGATTTGCACCTTTAAATAGCTGGCCTGATAACGGAAATTTAGATAAAGCGAGAAGATTACTCTGGCCAATAAAGCAAAAATATGGCAATAAAATTTCCTGGGCAGATTTGATGATTCTTACGGGAAACGTTGCTTTAGAAGACATGGGGTTTAAAACCTTTGGCTTTGCAGGTGGAAGGGAAGATGTTTGGGAGCCCGAAACCAACGTGTACTGGGGTTCTGAAAAAAAATGGTTAGATGATAAAAGACATACAGGCGATGCCCGTGCACTGGAATACCCTCTAGCTGCAGTACAAATGGGACTAATTTATGTAAATCCCGAGGGTCCCAATGGAAATCCAGACCCCCTTGCTGCTGCGAAAGATATTCGTGAAACTTTTGGCAGAATGGGAATGAACGATGAAGAAACGGTAGCCTTAATAGCCGGTGGACATACGTTTGGAAAAACACACGGTGCCGGGGATGCTGCCCTGGTTGGTTCTGCACCTGAAGGAGCGGCTATCGAAGAGCAGGGTTTTGGCTGGGCCAGCAAATACAAATCGGGAAAAGGAAAAGACGCCATTACATCCGGATTAGAAGTTACCTGGACTACCACGCCCACAAAATGGAGCCATGGTTTTTTTACTGCACTTTTTAATTACGAATGGCAATTAAGCAAGAGTCCGGCCGGCGCTCATCAATGGGTTGCAAAAAATGGTTCCGCTGTTGTTCCTGATGCGTTTGACAGCAACCAAAAGCATTTACCAACCATGCTAACCACAGATTTGTCGCTACGGGTGGATTCATCTTATGCGAAAATTTCCAGGTATTTTCTTGATCATCCAGATGCTTTTGCTGATGCCTTCGCCCGTGCCTGGTTTAAGCTAACACACCGTGATATGGGGCCGCGTACCTTGTACTTAGGCAAAGATGTTCCCAAAGAAGAGTTAATTTGGCAGGATCCAATTCCGGCTCTCAATCATCCGGTTGTTGACGCAAAAGACATTGCCGGGTTAAAATCATCTCTATTAAATTCAGGCTTATCGGTAAGTGAAATGGTAGCCACCGCCTGGGCATCTGCATCTACGTATCGCAATTCAGATAGACGGGGTGGCGCAAACGGAGCCAGAATTACCTTGTCGCCACAAAATAAATGGGAAGTAAATAATCCTGAACAATTAGAGAAAGTATTAAAAACTCTTGAGAAAATTAAAAATGACTTTAATTCAAAATCTAAAACCGCAAAAATTTCTACGGCCGATTTAATCGTATTATGCGGTTCTGTAGGAATTGAGAAAGCTGCAAAAAATGGAGGGTATACTATTGAGGTTCCATTTACTCCCGGACGTATGGATGCTACACAAGAGCAGACAGATGTGGCGTCAATGGCTGTTTTGGAGCCAATGGCAGATGGTTTCAGGAATTATTTGAAAACAAAATACACAGTTTCAACAGAAGAACTTTTGGTGGATAAAGCACAATTGCTAAAATTAACTCCTCCTGAAATGACTGTTTTGATGGGCGGTTTGAAGGTATTAAATGTAAATTACAATCACTCAAGTGCTGGTGTTCTAACAACAAAAAAAGAGACCTTAACCAATGATTATTTTGTAAATCTTTTAGACATGAGCACTGCCTGGACAACTAAAGGCGATTCGAAAGAAGAATTTGAAGGGAAAGATAGAAAGACTGGAACTCTTAAATGGACGGCGACCCGCGCAGACCTTATCTTTGGATCTCACTCTGAATTAAGAGCTTTGGCGGAAGTTTACGCAAGTGCTGATGCAAAACAAAAGTTCGTGACTGACTTTGTTGCTGCATGGGTGAAAGTAATGAACCTTGACCGCTTTGATTTGAAATAA
- a CDS encoding DNA-binding transcriptional regulator OxyR, whose product MNIQQFQYILAVAEHKHFELAAEKCFITQSTLSTMISKFEDEIDVQIFDRKKKPVQITNEGSVIIEQLKIITNTIEQLQELVKEVRGEIKGTVTLSVIPTVAPFLLPLFLQDFAAKFPSLTIKVREETTSEIIRKIKSRELDIGILSIPLADKDLIEIKLYDEPFVFFDAGNVVDKTVSMKKINLKNLFLMEEGHCMRTQVLQLCDISKQQIDTKLNFEYMAGSIDSLLRFVKANKATTLLPYLAVNDFSKEEKMHVGRFSSPVPYRTVGMVVHRHFVKKKLFEILQKDIMIKVSSVISKTDIVGEKLSPR is encoded by the coding sequence ATGAACATACAGCAATTTCAATACATTCTTGCCGTAGCAGAGCACAAGCATTTTGAACTGGCCGCTGAAAAGTGCTTTATTACACAATCTACATTGAGCACCATGATTTCGAAGTTTGAAGATGAAATAGATGTTCAGATTTTTGACAGAAAAAAGAAACCCGTTCAAATTACAAATGAGGGCTCGGTAATAATAGAACAATTAAAAATTATTACCAATACCATTGAACAACTGCAAGAGTTAGTAAAAGAAGTAAGGGGAGAAATAAAAGGAACTGTGACTTTATCTGTAATACCAACAGTTGCACCCTTTTTACTACCTTTATTTTTGCAGGATTTTGCCGCTAAATTTCCTAGCTTAACTATAAAAGTAAGAGAAGAAACTACCAGTGAAATTATTCGAAAAATAAAGTCGCGTGAACTGGACATTGGCATACTTTCCATTCCGTTAGCAGATAAAGATCTTATTGAAATAAAACTCTACGACGAGCCCTTTGTTTTTTTTGATGCAGGCAATGTTGTTGATAAAACTGTCTCCATGAAAAAAATTAATCTGAAAAATTTGTTTTTAATGGAAGAAGGGCATTGCATGCGTACACAGGTATTGCAGCTTTGCGATATCAGTAAACAACAAATTGATACCAAACTAAATTTTGAATATATGGCAGGGTCCATTGATAGTTTGTTGCGTTTTGTAAAAGCAAATAAAGCCACTACACTCCTACCTTACTTAGCAGTTAACGACTTTTCAAAAGAAGAAAAAATGCATGTGGGCCGTTTTTCTTCACCTGTGCCTTATCGCACGGTAGGTATGGTTGTTCATCGCCATTTTGTGAAGAAAAAATTATTCGAAATTTTGCAAAAGGATATAATGATCAAAGTTTCGTCAGTAATCAGCAAAACGGATATCGTTGGTGAAAAATTATCGCCGAGATAG
- a CDS encoding sodium:proton antiporter — protein sequence MTSAIIITFCSLLLIAYVFDLTSSKTKIPSAILLLLLGWTIRQIIDFSGIQLPNFAPILPVLGTVGLILIVLEGSLELELNRSKFKMISKSFFGALLPLFVSAFLLAYLFRHYGGGSFRDGLVNAVPFCIISSAIAIPSVRSLSSASKEFVIYESSLSDILGVLLFNFVALNESFGTYSFEVFALQLFIIIGVSFLATIALSYLLNKIEHHIKFVPIILLVILIYAVSKVYHLPALIFILLFGLFIGNIDELKRFKWIEKLKPDDLNREVQKFKELTGEATFLVRALFFLVFGYLLETSEILNPATLIWSIGVVAGIFVLRFIQLKISKLPLSPLLFIAPRGLITILLFLSIDSSQRIPLVNNSLIIQVIIFTALIMMAGLLTLKKEVLE from the coding sequence ATGACCAGCGCTATTATTATTACTTTTTGTTCTTTGCTGCTCATTGCTTACGTATTTGACCTTACCTCTTCCAAAACAAAAATCCCTTCGGCAATTTTGCTCTTGTTGTTAGGGTGGACAATCCGGCAGATCATTGACTTCTCAGGAATTCAACTTCCGAACTTCGCTCCTATTCTTCCGGTATTAGGAACTGTTGGACTTATCTTAATAGTGCTTGAAGGATCACTTGAACTGGAACTTAACCGATCAAAGTTTAAGATGATTTCAAAATCATTTTTCGGAGCCCTTCTCCCTTTATTTGTATCCGCATTTTTACTGGCATATTTATTTCGTCATTATGGTGGCGGATCTTTTAGAGACGGTTTAGTAAACGCAGTACCTTTTTGCATTATTAGCAGCGCCATAGCTATCCCAAGCGTGAGAAGTTTAAGCTCTGCCTCTAAAGAATTCGTAATTTACGAAAGCAGTCTCTCTGACATATTGGGTGTTTTACTTTTTAATTTTGTAGCACTTAACGAAAGTTTTGGCACTTACTCGTTCGAAGTTTTTGCTTTGCAACTTTTTATCATTATTGGAGTTTCTTTTTTAGCGACCATCGCACTCTCCTATCTCCTCAATAAAATTGAGCACCATATAAAATTTGTTCCGATTATACTTTTGGTGATTTTAATTTATGCCGTATCTAAAGTGTATCATTTGCCAGCATTAATATTTATTTTGCTTTTCGGATTGTTCATTGGAAATATCGATGAATTGAAACGCTTTAAATGGATTGAAAAACTTAAGCCGGACGATTTAAACAGAGAGGTTCAAAAGTTTAAGGAATTAACCGGTGAAGCGACTTTTTTAGTGCGTGCTCTTTTTTTTCTTGTTTTTGGTTACCTGCTTGAGACGTCTGAAATTCTCAATCCGGCCACTTTAATTTGGTCCATAGGCGTTGTTGCAGGTATTTTTGTTCTCCGGTTTATTCAGCTAAAAATATCCAAACTTCCTTTAAGTCCTTTACTTTTTATAGCCCCGCGCGGACTAATTACCATTTTATTATTTCTTTCGATCGATTCTTCACAGCGCATACCTTTAGTCAATAATTCGTTGATCATCCAGGTGATTATTTTTACTGCCTTGATTATGATGGCCGGACTTCTGACTTTGAAAAAAGAAGTTTTAGAGTAG
- a CDS encoding alpha/beta hydrolase: MKNFILLMKNFLLLVSFLLSQSFNAQDEIITLKTPAGDLEGSILMPAKSTPVPLVLIIAGSGPTDRNGNNSEMENNSLKLLAAEFQKNGIASFRFDKRGIGQSAAMHTDESEMRPETYIEDVKSWINLLVKDKRFSRIIVAGHSEGSLFGMIASANNKNVSGFISIAGAGKPIDEILKEQFSKTPDNVKNIVYEMLDKLKKGDTLTNVPPLFYAIFRPSIQPYMRAWMKYNPQTEIKKLNVPILLTSGTTDIQVKEEDAQLLAKAQPKAQLSIIKNMNHVLKDCDTTEKETQLKTYNDPLLPLNREFAKVVVDFVNTHFLDLVNSPKGKN, from the coding sequence ATGAAAAATTTTATTTTACTGATGAAAAACTTTCTGCTTCTCGTTTCCTTTTTACTTTCACAATCATTTAATGCCCAGGACGAAATTATTACTTTAAAAACTCCAGCAGGAGATTTAGAAGGAAGTATCTTAATGCCTGCCAAAAGTACCCCTGTTCCTCTGGTGCTAATCATTGCAGGCTCTGGTCCTACGGATAGAAATGGCAATAACAGCGAGATGGAAAATAATTCTCTAAAATTACTCGCTGCCGAATTTCAAAAAAATGGCATTGCCAGTTTTCGTTTTGATAAACGTGGTATTGGTCAGAGTGCTGCCATGCATACCGACGAGTCTGAAATGCGTCCCGAAACGTACATTGAAGATGTAAAATCCTGGATTAATCTACTTGTAAAGGACAAGCGCTTCAGCAGAATTATTGTAGCCGGCCACAGTGAAGGTTCCTTATTTGGTATGATAGCATCCGCCAATAATAAAAACGTAAGCGGATTTATTTCCATTGCAGGGGCAGGAAAACCCATTGATGAAATATTAAAAGAACAGTTTTCTAAAACTCCTGACAATGTAAAAAACATTGTTTATGAGATGCTGGATAAACTCAAAAAAGGTGATACACTCACGAACGTGCCACCCCTATTTTATGCCATATTCAGACCAAGCATACAACCTTATATGAGGGCCTGGATGAAATACAATCCTCAAACGGAAATAAAAAAACTAAATGTTCCTATTCTCCTTACAAGCGGAACAACAGACATTCAGGTGAAAGAAGAAGACGCACAGCTTCTCGCTAAAGCACAACCAAAAGCCCAGTTAAGCATTATTAAAAACATGAATCACGTATTAAAGGATTGTGATACCACTGAAAAAGAGACACAGCTGAAAACTTACAACGATCCGCTGTTGCCATTAAATAGAGAGTTTGCAAAAGTTGTAGTTGATTTTGTAAACACCCATTTCTTAGACCTTGTAAATTCTCCAAAAGGTAAAAACTAG
- a CDS encoding NUDIX hydrolase, whose translation MLKKWKILSEEDVSPSKWFPILRHVVELPNKKIIDDYFISPFGNAVMVLPFTKTNEMVLVKQYKHGLGEILIELPAGFQQAGKSIEESAIAELLEETGIQTTTDNLEFIGKISNNPTKTNQVTHGFIARNLTFNSVQHFDSTEEIEVLVVKPKQVLEMIGRGELWTGDSVSMILKAFMVYPELF comes from the coding sequence ATGCTTAAAAAATGGAAAATACTCTCTGAAGAAGATGTATCGCCGTCGAAATGGTTTCCTATACTGAGACATGTTGTAGAACTACCAAACAAAAAAATAATTGACGATTATTTTATTTCTCCTTTCGGGAATGCTGTAATGGTTTTACCTTTTACTAAAACGAACGAAATGGTTTTAGTAAAGCAATATAAACATGGTCTTGGCGAAATTCTCATAGAACTTCCTGCAGGATTTCAGCAAGCCGGGAAAAGTATTGAAGAATCTGCGATTGCCGAATTACTTGAGGAAACAGGCATTCAGACAACTACTGACAATCTCGAGTTTATTGGAAAAATCAGTAATAATCCCACAAAGACCAACCAGGTCACACATGGTTTTATTGCACGGAATCTCACGTTTAATTCCGTGCAGCATTTTGATAGCACTGAAGAAATTGAGGTTTTGGTAGTTAAGCCAAAGCAGGTTTTAGAAATGATTGGCAGAGGTGAGCTCTGGACAGGCGATTCTGTGTCTATGATCTTGAAAGCTTTCATGGTTTATCCGGAGCTTTTTTAA
- a CDS encoding SAM-dependent methyltransferase — protein MKDVNANDVNNRYKETFETWDKLASLYQEKFMRLDFYDETYDKFLLLISQKNARILEIGCGPGNITKYLLNKRPDLKIKGTDVSPAMIRLAQENNPGASFRVLDCRNLKELKTKVDAIVCGFCIPYLSPEDCSMFIKDCSDLMNDWAVLYLSFVEGDSSLSGFQTGSTGDRTYFYYHSQNNLREYFMRHKFELIDKYIVNYKRSHEQVEKHTVLLFKKN, from the coding sequence ATGAAAGATGTAAATGCTAATGATGTAAATAACCGTTATAAAGAGACTTTTGAAACATGGGATAAGTTAGCTAGTCTCTACCAGGAAAAATTTATGCGCCTTGATTTCTATGATGAAACTTACGACAAATTTTTACTGCTTATAAGTCAAAAAAATGCAAGGATACTTGAAATTGGTTGTGGCCCAGGGAATATTACAAAGTATTTACTGAACAAACGTCCTGATCTGAAAATAAAAGGCACAGATGTTTCTCCAGCTATGATCAGGTTGGCGCAGGAAAATAATCCCGGCGCTAGCTTTAGGGTTCTGGACTGCAGAAATCTTAAAGAACTAAAAACAAAAGTCGATGCCATTGTCTGCGGTTTCTGTATTCCTTATTTGTCCCCTGAAGATTGTTCTATGTTTATAAAGGACTGTTCCGATTTAATGAACGATTGGGCTGTTCTATATTTAAGTTTTGTGGAAGGAGATAGCAGCCTGTCTGGGTTTCAGACTGGCAGCACAGGAGATCGAACTTATTTTTATTACCATTCACAAAATAATTTAAGAGAATATTTTATGAGACACAAATTTGAACTGATAGATAAATACATTGTTAACTATAAAAGGAGCCATGAGCAGGTTGAGAAGCATACTGTTTTGCTTTTTAAAAAAAATTAG
- a CDS encoding flagellar motor protein MotB: protein MQNTLSMITFFRTFLKMAFVTAAIAIFVTSCAAHKNCGENTTNKKYHGKRYNKALHERDSLCSLTKVQKDELAKASKEYEELTAKFESLKKSSGSEVNKLNSNIDKLSSDLGNKQRTLEEREARLRQLEAILKRQDSILNLLNSSVKNALLGFSPDELTVTMRDGKVYVSLSDKLLFKSGDANVEVKGKEALKKLAEVLNKNNDVSIAIEGHTDNVPIKTSQYKDNWDLSAARATNVVRLLTEDYKMDAKRLTAAGKGEFSPVADNSTTEGKAKNRRTEIVLSPKLEELMKLITN from the coding sequence ATGCAAAATACACTCTCTATGATTACTTTTTTCAGAACATTTTTAAAGATGGCATTTGTAACTGCCGCAATTGCCATATTTGTAACTTCCTGCGCTGCTCACAAAAACTGCGGCGAGAATACAACAAATAAAAAATACCACGGAAAACGCTATAATAAGGCGCTTCATGAAAGAGATTCGTTGTGCAGTTTAACAAAAGTGCAAAAGGATGAACTGGCTAAGGCTTCAAAAGAGTACGAAGAACTAACGGCAAAATTCGAAAGTTTAAAAAAATCGTCAGGTTCAGAAGTAAATAAATTAAATTCAAACATTGATAAATTAAGCAGCGACCTTGGCAACAAACAAAGAACGCTTGAAGAACGTGAAGCCCGCCTAAGACAATTGGAAGCGATCTTAAAAAGACAAGATTCTATTTTAAACTTATTAAATAGCTCTGTAAAAAATGCATTGTTAGGTTTCAGTCCTGATGAGTTAACTGTTACAATGCGCGACGGTAAAGTGTACGTGTCACTATCTGATAAGCTCTTGTTTAAATCTGGTGACGCTAACGTAGAAGTGAAAGGTAAAGAAGCTTTGAAAAAATTAGCAGAAGTCCTCAATAAAAATAATGATGTGAGCATTGCTATTGAAGGTCACACCGATAACGTACCTATTAAAACGTCTCAGTACAAAGACAATTGGGATTTAAGTGCAGCCCGTGCAACCAACGTAGTTCGTCTTTTAACCGAAGACTATAAAATGGATGCAAAAAGATTAACAGCAGCAGGAAAAGGAGAATTTTCGCCGGTGGCCGATAATAGCACAACAGAAGGGAAAGCAAAAAACCGCCGTACCGAAATTGTTTTATCTCCAAAATTGGAGGAGTTAATGAAATTGATAACCAACTAA
- a CDS encoding L-lysine 6-transaminase: protein MFNSLSPSEVLPVMKEHILADGYRMVLDLEKSQGSYIYDSLNKRKVLDLFSYFGTNALGHNHPKMKEDLEFLKDLQLAAVENPSNSDFYTTQYANFMATFARLAMPKPFVHAFFISGGTLAVENGLKVAMDWKGKKNAKKGVKGEKGTQIIHFKQAFHGRSGYCLSLTNTKAEHIDGFAKFNWPRIVNPKLSFPITENALQEAKEKEEEAVQQIYKALKDNPDDVCAIIIEPIQSEGGDNHFRKEFLQSLRKICDENEILLIFDEVQNGVGLSGKFWAYQNFDVTPDILCFGKKMQTCGIIATSRIDEVEDNCFKIKGRINSTWGGNLADMVRATKILRIMEEDKLVENAAKQGKYILEKMIQLSKNCKVSNTRGLGLQCAMDLPTKELRDKLLEVALKNNLLLLSAGEKSIRFRPMLTVTKEIIDEAFVILERSLKEIDL from the coding sequence ATGTTCAATTCACTTTCCCCTTCAGAAGTTCTTCCTGTTATGAAGGAGCATATTCTTGCCGATGGCTACCGCATGGTGCTAGACCTCGAAAAAAGTCAGGGCTCTTACATTTATGATTCTTTAAACAAGAGAAAGGTCCTTGATCTCTTTTCTTATTTTGGGACAAATGCTTTAGGACATAATCATCCTAAAATGAAAGAAGATCTTGAATTTCTAAAGGATTTGCAGCTTGCAGCCGTTGAAAATCCCAGTAATTCTGATTTTTACACAACACAGTACGCTAACTTCATGGCAACTTTTGCAAGGTTAGCAATGCCGAAACCCTTTGTGCATGCTTTTTTCATTTCAGGTGGAACGCTGGCAGTTGAAAATGGTCTGAAAGTCGCCATGGACTGGAAAGGTAAAAAGAATGCTAAGAAGGGGGTTAAGGGCGAGAAGGGCACGCAGATCATTCATTTTAAACAAGCGTTTCATGGCCGAAGTGGCTATTGTTTGTCACTCACCAATACCAAAGCTGAACACATTGACGGTTTTGCTAAATTCAATTGGCCCCGCATTGTTAATCCCAAACTAAGTTTCCCTATAACGGAAAACGCTTTGCAGGAGGCTAAGGAAAAGGAAGAAGAGGCAGTTCAGCAAATTTATAAAGCCTTAAAAGATAATCCGGATGATGTCTGCGCTATTATTATAGAACCAATACAGAGTGAAGGGGGAGACAATCATTTTCGCAAAGAGTTTTTGCAGTCCCTGAGAAAGATTTGTGATGAAAATGAAATTCTTTTAATTTTTGACGAAGTGCAAAATGGCGTTGGGCTTTCAGGGAAATTCTGGGCCTATCAGAATTTTGATGTAACGCCGGATATTCTTTGTTTCGGAAAAAAGATGCAGACTTGTGGTATCATTGCCACTTCACGCATCGACGAGGTGGAGGACAACTGTTTTAAAATAAAGGGACGCATCAACTCCACCTGGGGTGGAAATCTTGCCGACATGGTGCGTGCAACGAAAATCCTCAGGATTATGGAAGAAGACAAGTTAGTGGAGAATGCCGCAAAACAAGGGAAATACATTCTTGAAAAAATGATTCAGCTCTCAAAGAATTGCAAAGTCTCTAACACACGTGGACTCGGCTTGCAATGCGCTATGGATCTTCCAACCAAAGAATTACGCGATAAATTGCTGGAAGTTGCTCTCAAAAATAATTTATTATTGTTATCAGCCGGCGAAAAATCTATTCGTTTTCGTCCCATGTTAACCGTTACAAAGGAAATTATTGACGAAGCATTTGTTATTCTGGAGCGCAGTTTAAAAGAGATAGATCTTTAA